A window of the Dongshaea marina genome harbors these coding sequences:
- a CDS encoding DUF2861 family protein — protein MTDSSPFPRKNWAALHLKQQDYHFTGKLPPQSENCPLSHLNWQQLDADYQLIPEQQELVAKPDSPPAPLAKAAYLSLVASQSVYQGGMQIEWQQRATLPILYHNQ, from the coding sequence ATTACTGATTCTTCCCCCTTCCCCAGGAAAAACTGGGCAGCCCTTCATTTAAAGCAGCAAGACTACCACTTCACCGGCAAGCTCCCCCCTCAGAGTGAAAATTGCCCGCTGAGCCACCTAAACTGGCAGCAGCTGGATGCCGACTATCAGCTCATCCCCGAACAGCAGGAGTTGGTTGCCAAACCCGACTCTCCCCCGGCCCCGTTAGCAAAGGCCGCTTACCTGAGCCTGGTTGCCTCCCAAAGTGTCTACCAGGGAGGGATGCAGATAGAGTGGCAGCAGCGTGCCACACTGCCGATTCTTTATCATAACCAATAA